DNA from Pseudomonadota bacterium:
AACAGACTGAAGCCAGAGAGGACTTTCACTTACCCCTCCCTGGCTTCGAAATCGCTTTAAAAGCCTTGCATCCAGAGTGCTTGTCTAGGCAATAATCTCACTGACGACGCCGGCTCCTACGGTCCGACCACCTTCACGAATAGCAAAGCGTAATTCTTTTTCCATGGCGATCGGGGTAATCAGCTCGCCAACAATCGTTATGTTGTCG
Protein-coding regions in this window:
- the tuf gene encoding elongation factor Tu (EF-Tu; promotes GTP-dependent binding of aminoacyl-tRNA to the A-site of ribosomes during protein biosynthesis; when the tRNA anticodon matches the mRNA codon, GTP hydrolysis results; the inactive EF-Tu-GDP leaves the ribosome and release of GDP is promoted by elongation factor Ts; many prokaryotes have two copies of the gene encoding EF-Tu); this encodes DNITIVGELITPIAMEKELRFAIREGGRTVGAGVVSEIIA